A single region of the Cyclopterus lumpus isolate fCycLum1 chromosome 16, fCycLum1.pri, whole genome shotgun sequence genome encodes:
- the ica1 gene encoding islet cell autoantigen 1, with protein MEGGNFGYPQDYLDRFIQSQDSSVVNKFQRRYWKTKQTLIKVTGKKEDEHVVASDADLDGKLEVFHSIQRTCMELLKVIEQYQRRICYLSQEENELGRFLRSQGSLDKTRAGKIMQATGKALCFSSQQRLALRNPLCRLYQEVETFRYRAISDTWLTVNRMEQSRTEYRGALLWMKDVSQELDPDTHKQMEKFRKVQAQVRTTKTSFDKLKTDVCQKVDLLGASRCNLLSHVLTTYQTTLLHFWEKTSHTMAAIHESFKGSQHDESSGLKTDKLAKRKGKKKIKAEAGDGEKAETTDDQLISLVNENTREGINYKTASPSEEKDGMAFLNDILGGMSVDDGDFSREWTEVFGEPDDDGASAAAAAWGRPAEAQQPESAFFLPSHLLDQSLNAQQSCLSDRAGVAPAKDPSSGANQNPDKPAVKENVGTSKDLSAWFNLFADLDPLSNPDAVGKTDREHELHNV; from the exons atggagggaggaaactt CGGCTACCCCCAAGACTACCTGGACCGCTTCATCCAGAGCCAGGACTCGTCGGTGGTGAACAAGTTCCAGCGGAGGTACTGGAAGACCAAGCAGACGCTCATCAAGGTCACCGGGAAGAAGGAGGACGAGCACGTGGTGGCGTCGGATGCGGACCTGGACGGCAAgctggag GTCTTCCACTCCATCCAGAGAACATGCATGGAGCTGCTGAAGGTCATCGAACAGTACCAGAGGAGGATCTGCt ATCTCTCCCAGGAGGAGAACGAACTGGGTCGCTTCCTGCGCTCTCAGGGCTCGCTGGATAAAACCAGGGCTGGAAAGATCATGCAGGCCACAGGGAAAGccctctgcttctcctcccAGCAAAG ATTGGCCCTGAGGAACCCTCTGTGCCGCTTGTACCAGGAGGTGGAGACCTTTCGCTACCGGGCCATCTCGGACACGTGGCTGACGGTGAACCGGATGGAGCAGTCCAGAACCGAGTACCGCGGAGCGCTGCTGTGGATGAAGGACGTGTCCCAGGAGCTGGATCCAGACACTCACAAGCAGATGGAGAAGTTTCGCAAG GTTCAGGCCCAGGTGCGCACGACCAAAACAAGCTTTGACAAACTGAAGACGGACGTCTGCCAGAAGGTGGACCTGCTGGGAGCCAGTCGCTGCAACCTGCTCTCCCACGTGTTAACCACATATCAG ACGACACTGTTGCACTTCTGGGAGAAGACGTCGCACACCATGGCGGCCATTCACGAGAGCTTCAAGGGCAGTCAGCATGACGAGTCCTCCGGCCTTAAG ACGGACAAGCTGGCCaagaggaaagggaagaagaaaattAAAGCCGAGGccggagacggagagaaagccGAGACCACGGACGACCA ACTCATCTCACTCGTAAAtgaaaacaccagagaag GTATAAATTATAAGACCGCCTCTCCGTCGGAGGAGAAGGACGGCATGGCCTTCCTGAACGACATCCTGGGCGGCATGTCCGTGGACGACGGAGACTTCTCGCGAGAGTGGACGGAAGTGTTCGGAGAACCCGACGACGACGGAGCGAGCGCGGCAGCGGCGGCGTGGGGTCGACCGGCGGAGGCCCAGCAACCGGAGAGCGCCttcttcctcccgtctcacctgtTGGACCAGAGCTTGAACGCCCAACAGTCGTGCCTCTCAG ATCGGGCGGGCGTCGCCCCGGCGAAGGATCCCTCATCTGGAGCCAATCAGAACCCGGATAAGCCGGCAGTGAAAG AGAACGTGGGGACGTCCAAAGACCTCTCGGCGTGGTTCAACCTGTTTGCCGATCTGGACCCCCTCTCCAACCCCGACGCGGTCGGCAAGACCGACAGAGAGCACGAACTCCACAACGTGTAG